Proteins encoded together in one Lathyrus oleraceus cultivar Zhongwan6 chromosome 5, CAAS_Psat_ZW6_1.0, whole genome shotgun sequence window:
- the LOC127079099 gene encoding uncharacterized protein LOC127079099, which yields MLPLKLVRSLILGESISIHNNSHFLNQNHHHHEQQEQPNETTRTRRGKRFKKRPGLLFLPTKEIITNTYRLATIARDLGMDLHPTPSLSHIIFSNPSSTPSTSSSSPSTPSTSTFSVSSASCSLLNDVVPIPFPSFDTAPLTHLRYFVTLFPRAFKLVLFDSDGDSDAVGSCGGGDVSNWDCSSVSLCCRVTGNRVDTMDGFCRILAGKGWTFFKTKQNPSGDLRGGGVVYLFRKVDVNRVLAGRVGARDGACRVREVRLPYLDFENAPLRILQYILLMTDDIFCLA from the coding sequence ATGCTTCCACTAAAGCTGGTTCGCTCTCTCATCTTAGGTGAATCCATATCCATCCACAACAACTCTCACTTTCTAAATCAAAATCACCATCACCATGAACAACAAGAACAACCCAATGAAACAACAAGAACCAGAAGAGGAAAAAGATTCAAAAAAAGACCCGGTCTTTTGTTTCTCCCAACCAAAGAAATCATAACAAACACATATAGACTTGCCACCATTGCAAGAGATTTAGGAATGGATTTACACCCAACGCCTTCACTTTCTCACATCATCTTCTCCAACCCATCTTCTACACCATCaacatcttcttcttcaccttcaACACCGTCTACATCTACTTTCTCTGTCTCTTCAGCTTCTTGTTCTCTTCTCAATGACGTCGTCCCTATTCCTTTTCCTTCTTTTGATACAGCGCCACTCACCCACCTCCGATATTTCGTCACGCTCTTCCCACGCGCTTTCAAGCTTGTTCTTTTTGACTCCGACGGGGATTCTGACGCTGTTGGGTCTTGCGGCGGTGGAGATGTCAGTAACTGGGACTGCTCTTCTGTTTCACTGTGTTGTCGGGTTACTGGTAATCGGGTTGATACGATGGATGGGTTTTGTCGGATTCTCGCCGGGAAAGGTTGGACCTTTTTCAAAACGAAGCAAAACCCTTCCGGGGATTTGCGCGGCGGCGGTGTTGTTTATCTTTTCAGGAAGGTGGATGTGAACCGGGTTCTTGCGGGTCGGGTTGGAGCACGTGATGGGGCATGCAGAGTGAGGGAGGTGAGATTGCCGTATTTGGATTTCGAAAATGCTCCTCTGAGAATTTTGCAGTATATTTTGTTGATGACTGATGACATATTCTGTTTAGCATGA